GCAGTCTCCTTAGAGTGCCCACCATAACGTGCTGGTAACTAAGGACAAGGGTTGCGCTCGTTACGGGACTTAACCCAACATCTCACGACACGAGCTGACGACAGCCATGCAGCACCTGTGTCAGAGTTCCCGAAGGCACCAATCTATCTCTAGAAAGTTCTCTGCATGTCAAGGCCTGGTAAGGTTCTTCGCGTTGCTTCGAATTAAACCACATGCTCCACCGCTTGTGCGGGCCCCCGTCAATTCATTTGAGTTTTAACCTTGCGGCCGTACTCCCCAGGCGGTCAACTTAATGCGTTAGCTGCGCCACTAAAATCTCAAGGATTCCAACGGCTAGTTGACATCGTTTACGGCGTGGACTACCAGGGTATCTAATCCTGTTTGCTCCCCACGCTTTCGCACCTCAGTGTCAGTATCAGTCCAGGTGGTCGCCTTCGCCACTGGTGTTCCTTCCTATATCTACGCATTTCACCGCTACACAGGAAATTCCACCACCCTCTACCGTACTCTAGCTTGCCAGTTTTGGATGCAGTTCCCAGGTTGAGCCCGGGGCTTTCACATTCAACTTAACAAACCACCTACGCGCGCTTTACGCCCAGTAATTCCGATTAACGCTTGCACCCTCTGTATTACCGCGGCTGCTGGCACAGAGTTAGCCGGTGCTTATTCTGTCGGTAACGTCAAAACAGCAAGGTATTCGCTTACTGCCCTTCCTCCCAACTTAAAGTGCTTTACAATCCGAAGACCTTCTTCACACACGCGGCATGGCTGGATCAGGCTTTCGCCCATTGTCCAATATTCCCCACTGCTGCCTCCCGTAGGAGTCTGGACCGTGTCTCAGTTCCAGTGTGACTGATCATCCTCTCAGACCAGTTACGGATCGTCGCCTTGGTGAGCCATTACCCCACCAACTAGCTAATCCGACCTAGGCTCATCTGATAGCGCAAGGCCCGAAGGTCCCCTGCTTTCTCCCGTAGGACGTATGCGGTATTAGCGTTCCTTTCGAAACGTTGTCCCCCACTACCAGGCAGATTCCTAGGCATTACTCACCCGTCCGCCGCTGAATCGAAGAGCAAGCTCTTCTCATCCGCTCGACTTGCATGTGTTAGGCCTGCCGCCAGCGTTCAATCTGAGCCATGATCAAACTCTTCAGTTCAATACTGCTTGGGTTTTTAAGAAACCCTAAACTTGGCTCAGCAATCTCAAATGACTATGTGATTTCTCGCATGGTCACTTGTGATGCTGATAATCTTTTTGACTATCAGTCCATACTCACAAGCACCCACACGAATTGCTTGATTCAATTTGTTAAAGAGCGTTTGGTTAAGAGCTTTTCGTCTCAACCGAGGCGCGCATTCTACGCTTTCCTCAGAGCCTGTCAAGCGTTTATTTTGAAGTTTCTTTCGAGAATCTCGTTTAGCTTCAAACACTTAACTCGCTGCGATCTCTCGTAGCGGGAGGCGAATAATACAGCATTCAAAAACGCTGTCAACCACCTTTTTGCCGCTGCTGAGCGGTCATTCAACCTGGTCAGCAAGAAGCTTGAGCTTCTACTTAAAGACAAAACCCCTACCTGCTTGCGCAGATAGGGGTTTTGCGAAATGAATCTTGACGATGACCTACTCTCACATGGGGAAACCCCACACTACCATCGGCGATGCATCGTTTCACTACTGAGTTCGGGATGGGATCAGGTGGTTCCAATGCTCTATGGTCGTCAAGAAATTCTGTAGCCAGAATGTCCAGATGGACAGCCCAGCGAATTCGGATATGCGATATTTGTGGTTACGAATTTTCGGTTATTTCGTCTTCACCACCACAATTCGGCGTCTTACGCTCAAATTGCTTGGGTGTTATATGGTCAAGCCTCACGGGCAATTAGTATTGGTTAGCTCAACGCCTCACAGCGCTTACACACCCAACCTATCAACGTCGTAGTCTTCGACGGCCCTTTAGGGGATTCAAGATCCCAGTGAGATCTCATCTTGAGGCAAGTTTCCCGCTTAGATGCTTTCAGCGGTTATCTCTTCCGAACATAGCTACCCGGCAATGCCACTGGCGTGACAACCGGAACACCAGAGGTTCGTCCACTCCGGTCCTCTCGTACTAGGAGCAGCCCCTCTCAAATCTCAAACGTCCACGGCAGATAGGGACCGAACTGTCTCACGACGTTCTAAACCCAGCTCGCGTACCACTTTAAATGGCGAACAGCCATACCCTTGGGACCGGCTTCAGCCCCAGGATGTGATGAGCCGACATCGAGGTGCCAAACACCGCCGTCGATATGAACTCTTGGGCGGTATCAGCCTGTTATCCCCGGAGTACCTTTTATCCGTTGAGCGATGGCCCTTCCATACAGAACCACCGGATCACTAAGACCTACTTTCGTACCTGCTCGACGTGTTTGTCTCGCAGTCAAGCGCGCTTTTGCCTTTATACTCTACGACCGATTTCCGACCGGTCTGAGCGCACCTTCGTACTCCTCCGTTACTCTTTGGGAGGAGACCGCCCCAGTCAAACTACCCACCATACACTGTCCTCGATCCGGATAACGGACCTGAGTTAGAACCTCAAAGTTGCCAGGGTGGTATTTCAAGGATGGCTCCATGAGAACTGGCGTCCCCACTTCAAAGCCTCCCACCTATCCTACACAAGCAAATTCAAAGTCCAGTGCAAAGCTATAGTAAAGGTTCACGGGGTCTTTCCGTCTAGCCGCGGATACACTGCATCTTCACAGCGATTTCAATTTCACTGAGTCTCGGGTGGAGACAGCGCCGCCATCGTTACGCCATTCGTGCAGGTCGGAACTTACCCGACAAGGAATTTCGCTACCTTAGGACCGTTATAGTTACGGCCGCCGTTTACCGGGGCTTCGATCAAGAGCTTCGCTTGCGCTAACCCCATCAATTAACCTTCCGGCACCGGGCAGGCGTCACACCCTATACGTCCACTTTCGTGTTTGCAGAGTGCTGTGTTTTTAATAAACAGTCGCAGCGGCCTGGTATCTTCGACCGGCATGGGCTTACGGAGCAAGTCCTTAACCCTCGCCGGCGCACCTTCTCCCGAAGTTACGGTGCCATTTTGCCTAGTTCCTTCACCCGAGTTCTCTCAAGCGCCTTGGTATTCTCTACCTAACCACCTGTGTCGGTTTGGGGTACGGTTCCCAGTTATCTGAAGCTTAGGAGCTTTTCTTGGAAGCATGGCATCAACCACTTCGTCGCCTAAAGGCAACTCGTCATCAGCTCTCGGCCTTGAGATCCCGGATTTGCCTAAGATCTCAGCCTACCACCTTAAACTTGGACAACCAACGCCAAGCTGGCCTAGCCTTCTCCGTCCCTCCATCGCAATAACTGGAAGTACAGGAATATTAACCTGTTTTCCATCGACTACGCTTTTCAGCCTCGCCTTAGGGACCGACTAACCCTGCGTCGATTAACGTTGCGCAGGAAACCTTGGTCTTTCGGCGTGGGAGTTTTTCACTCCCATTGTCGTTACTCATGTCAGCATTCGCACTTCTGATACCTCCAGCAAGCTTCTCAACTCACCTTCACAGGCTTACAGAACGCTCCTCTACCGCATCATCATAAGATGATACCCGTAGCTTCGGTGCATGGTTTGAGCCCCGTTACATCTTCCGCGCAGGCCGACTCGACTAGTGAGCTATTACGCTTTCTTTAAAGGGTGGCTGCTTCTAAGCCAACCTCCTAGCTGTCTAAGCCTTCCCACATCGTTTCCCACTTAACCATGACTTTGGGACCTTAGCTGACGGTCTGGGTTGTTTCCCTTTTCACGACGGACGTTAGCACCCGCCGTGTGTCTCCCATGCTCGGCACTTGTAGGTATTCGGAGTTTGCATCGGTTTGGTAAGTCGGGATGACCCCCTAGCCGAAACAGTGCTCTACCCCCTACAGTGATACATGAGGCGCTACCTAAATAGCTTTCGAGGAGAACCAGCTATCTCCGAGCTTGATTAGCCTTTCACTCCGATCCACAGGTCATCCGCTAACTTTTCAACGGTAGTCGGTTCGGTCCTCCAGTCAGTGTTACCTAACCTTCAACCTGCCCATGGATAGATCGCCCGGTTTCGGGTCTATACCCAGCGACTAAACGCCCTATTAAGACTCGCTTTCGCTACGCCTCCCCTATTCGGTTAAGCTCGCCACTGAATATAAGTCGCTGACCCATTATACAAAAGGTACGCAGTCACCTAACAAAGTAGGCTCCCACTGCTTGTACGCATACGGTTTCAGGATCTATTTCACTCCCCTCTCCGGGGTTCTTTTCGCCTTTCCCTCACGGTACTAGTTCACTATCGGTCAGTCAGTAGTATTTAGCCTTGGAGGATGGTCCCCCCATATTCAGACAAAGTTTCTCGTGCTCCGTCCTACTCGATTTCATTGATAAGAGATTTTCGTGTACGGGGCTATCACCCACTATGGCCGCACTTTCCAGAGCGTTCCACTAATCTCAAACCAACTTAAGGGCTGGTCCCCGTTCGCTCGCCACTACTAAGGGAATCTCGGTTGATTTCTTTTCCTCAGGGTACTTAGATGTTTCAGTTCCCCTGGTTCGCCTCTTGCACCTATGTATTCAGTACAAGATACTCAGCTTATGCTGAGTGGGTTCCCCCATTCAGAGATCTCTGGATCACAGTCTGTTTGCCGACTCCCCAAAGCTTATCGCAGGCTACCACGTCTTTCATCGCCTCTGACTGCCAAGGCATCCACCGTATGCGCTTCTTCACTTGACCATATAACCCCAAGCAATCTGGTTATACTGTGAAGACGACATTCGCCGAAAATTCGTTTTGCTCTTTCGAGCCCACAAATTTTACCTTAGCCTGATCCACTACCAGTGAAAGTAGTGTTCAGTCTATTTCTATCACATATCCGAATTTTTAAAGAACGATCTGACAAAAGTCAGAAATCAACATTCGAAGCGAATGCTCATTTCTAAGTTCTGATCAGGAACAAGATAAGACCTATAGAAGGCCTTGATCGTCTTCGACAATGAATCAAGCAATTCGTGTGGGAGCTCATCAGCAGGCTGATGTCGTCGATTAAGGAGGTGATCCAGCCGCAGGTTCCCCTACGGCTACCTTGTTACGACTTCACCCCAGTCATGAATCACACCGTGGTAACCGTCCTCCCGAAGGTTAGACTAGCTACTTCTGGTGCAACCCACTCCCATGGTGTGACGGGCGGTGTGTACAAGGCCCGGGAACGTATTCACCGCGACATTCTGATTCGCGATTACTAGCGATTCCGACTTCACGCAGTCGAGTTGCAGACTGCGATCCGGACTACGATCGGTTTTGTGAGATTAGCTCCACCTCGCGGCTTGGCAACCCTCTGTACCGACCATTGTAGCACGTGTGTAGCCCAGGCCGTAAGGGCCATGATGACTTGACGTCATCCCCACCTTCCTCCGGTTTGTCACCGGCAGTCTCCTTAGAGTGCCCACCATAACGTGCTGGTAACTAAGGACAAGGGTTGCGCTCGTTACGGGACTTAACCCAACATCTCACGACACGAGCTGACGACAGCCATGCAGCACCTGTGTCAGAGTTCCCGAAGGCACCAATCTATCTCTAGAAAGTTCTCTGCATGTCAAGGCCTGGTAAGGTTCTTCGCGTTGCTTCGAATTAAACCACATGCTCCACCGCTTGTGCGGGCCCCCGTCAATTCATTTGAGTTTTAACCTTGCGGCCGTACTCCCCAGGCGGTCAACTTAATGCGTTAGCTGCGCCACTAAAATCTCAAGGATTCCAACGGCTAGTTGACATCGTTTACGGCGTGGACTACCAGGGTATCTAATCCTGTTTGCTCCCCACGCTTTCGCACCTCAGTGTCAGTATCAGTCCAGGTGGTCGCCTTCGCCACTGGTGTTCCTTCCTATATCTACGCATTTCACCGCTACACAGGAAATTCCACCACCCTCTACCGTACTCTAGCTTGCCAGTTTTGGATGCAGTTCCCAGGTTGAGCCCGGGGCTTTCACATTCAACTTAACAAACCACCTACGCGCGCTTTACGCCCAGTAATTCCGATTAACGCTTGCACCCTCTGTATTACCGCGGCTGCTGGCACAGAGTTAGCCGGTGCTTATTCTGTCGGTAACGTCAAAACAGCAAGGTATTCGCTTACTGCCCTTCCTCCCAACTTAAAGTGCTTTACAATCCGAAGACCTTCTTCACACACGCGGCATGGCTGGATCAGGCTTTCGCCCATTGTCCAATATTCCCCACTGCTGCCTCCCGTAGGAGTCTGGACCGTGTCTCAGTTCCAGTGTGACTGATCATCCTCTCAGACCAGTTACGGATCGTCGCCTTGGTGAGCCATTACCCCACCAACTAGCTAATCCGACCTAGGCTCATCTGATAGCGCAAGGCCCGAAGGTCCCCTGCTTTCTCCCGTAGGACGTATGCGGTATTAGCGTTCCTTTCGAAACGTTGTCCCCCACTACCAGGCAGATTCCTAGGCATTACTCACCCGTCCGCCGCTGAATCGAAGAGCAAGCTCTTCTCATCCGCTCGACTTGCATGTGTTAGGCCTGCCGCCAGCGTTCAATCTGAGCCATGATCAAACTCTTCAGTTCAATACTGCTTGGGTTTTTAAGAAACCCTAAACTTGGCTCAGCAATCTCAAATGACTATGTGATTTCTCGCATGGTCACTTGTGATGCTGATAATCTTTTTGACTATCAGTCCATACTCACAAGCACCCACACGAATTGCTTGATTCAATTTGTTAAAGAGCGTTTGGTTAAGAGCTTTTCGTCTCAACCGAGGCGCGCATTCTACGCTTTCCTCAGGGCCTGTCAAGCGTTTATTTTGAAGTTTTTCGCGAGAATCTCGTTTAGCTTCAAACACTTAACTCGCTGCGATCTCTCGTAGCGGGAGGCGAATTCTACAGCGTTTAGAAGCGCTGTCAACCACCATTTCAACCGCTGACGATCTTTCGATCGAAGCCCTTCCATCATCACCTGAATTGATTAACTCTTTGATACTCAAGGAGTTTTTCGTTCCAACTACGCTGGAAGTGGGGCGCATTATAAGGGGATTCGAAACCCCGTCAACCTTTAATTTCACGAAACCTTAATATCGCTAAAAAGCAAAGCGGGGAGGCCTTCGGCCTCCCCGCTGTTCCATAGCTCTATATAGCCTCAAAGCACCCCGGCACTGCGCAAGCGGTGTACCGCATCAGCATCCAGCCCCAGCACGTCACTCAATACCGCCTCGGTATGCTCACCCAACAACGGTGGCGCCCGCCGGTACTCCACCGGCGTCTCCGACAACCGAATAGGGCTGGCCACCTGCGGCACACTCCCCGCCAGCGGATGCGGGATATTCACCGCCAACCCTCGAGCCACTACCTGCGGATCCTGGAACATCTGCGCCAGGTCATTGATAGGTCCACATGGCACCCCTGCCTTCTCCAACTGGCTCACCCACTGCGCCGTGGTCTTGAACACCGTGGCCTGACGAATCAACGGAATCAGCTCACCGCGATTGGCTACCCGCAGCTTATTGGTAGCAAAGCGCGGATCATCCGCCCACTGGGGCTGCCCAGCCACCTCGGCAAACTTGCGAAACTGACCGTCATTACCCACGGTAAGGATGAAATCGCCATCTGCTGTAGGGAAGTCCTGGTAAGGCACGATATTGGGATGCGCATTGCCCAGGCGTCGAGGTGGATTACCCGTGGTCAGATAGTTCATCGCCTGGTTGGCCAGGCACGCCACCTGCACATCGAGCAACGCCATGTCGACATGCTGACCGATGCCGGCCTGATCACGATGAGCGAGGGCCGCCAAAATCGCCACCGTCGAGTACAGCCCAGTGAGGATGTCGGTGAGTGCTACGCCAACCTTTACCGGCCCCGCGCCTTCCTCACCCTCAGGCCGCCCGGTCAGGCTCATCAGCCCGCCCAGCCCCTGGATCATGAAGTCATACCCCGCGCGCTTGGCATATGGCCCCGTCTGGCCGAAGCCGGTGATGGAGCAATAGATAAGCTTCGGGTTGAGCGCTTTCAGGCTTTGGTAATCCAGCCCGTACGCCGCCAGGCCGCCCACCTTGAAGTTCTCGATGACGATATCCGACTTGGCCGCCAGCTCACGCACCAGGCGCTGACCCTCAGGCTGCGTGAAGTCGATCGTCACCGAACGCTTGTTGCGGTTGGCCGAGAGGTAATAAGCCGCTTCGCTGGTGTTCTCACCTTGTGCATCCTTAAGGAAAGGCGGCCCCCACGAGCGGGTATCGTCGCCATTGCCAGGGCGCTCGACCTTGATCACGTCAGCCCCAAGGTCAGCGAGAATCTGGCCAGACCATGGGCCGGCCAACACGCGCGAAAGGTCCAGCACCCGCAGATGTGATAGCGCGCCCATGGGCAGACTCCTTATTAATAGAAGGCCTGGATACCGGTCTGAGCACGCCCCAGGATCAATGCATGTACATCATGGGTGCCCTCATAGGTGTTGACCACCTCAAGGTTGACCAGATGACGGGCCACGCCGAACTCATCGGAAATACCGTTACCACCCAGCATGTCACGCGCCATGCGGGCGATATCCAAGGCCTTGCCGCAGGAATTACGCTTCATGATCGACGTGATCTCGACGGCTGCCGTGCCTTCGTCCTTCATGCGCCCCAACCGCAGACAGCCCTGCAGCGCCAAGGTGATCTCGGTTTGCATGTCCGCCAGCTTTTTCTGGATCAGCTGATTGGCTGCAAGCGGGCGGCCGAACTGCTGACGGTCCAGGGTGTATTGGCGCGCGGTGTGCCAGCAAGCCTCGGCAGCGCCCAGCGCCCCCCAGGAGATGCCATAGCGGGCCGAGTTCAGGCAGGTGAACGGCCCCTTGAGGCCACGCACGTCCGGGAAGATGTTTTCTTCAGGCACGAATACGTTATCCATCACGATCTCACCCGTGATCGAAGCACGCAGGCCGACCTTGCCGTGGATCGCCGGAGAGCTGAGGCCTTCCCAGCCCTTTTCCAGGACGAAGCCCCGAATGTCGCCAGCATCATCCTTGCCCCAGACCACGAATACATCGGCGATCGGGCTGTTGGTGATCCACATCTTGCTGCCGGTGAGACGGTAGCCACCGTCGACCTTCCTGGCGCGGGTGATCATCGAACCGGGATCGGAGCCATGGTTAGGCTCGGTCAGGCCAAAGCAGCCGATCCACTCACCGGTGGCCAGTTTGGGCAGGTACTTCTGCTTTTGCGCCTCAGTGCCAAATTCGTTGATCGGCACCATTACCAGGGAGGACTGCACACTCATCATCGAGCGATAGCCAGAGTCGATGCGTTCGACCTCACGTGCAATCAGCCCGTAGCACACATAATTCAGACCGCTGCCGCCGTACTGCTCGGGGATGGTCGCACCCAGCAAGCCGATTTCCCCCATCTCGCGGAAGATCGCCGGGTCGGTCTGCTCATGGCGGAAAGCCTCGAGCACACGCGGCGCCAACTTGTCCTGGGCGAACTGATAAGCGCTGTCACGCACCATGCGCTCTTCTTCAGTGAGCTGCTGATCCAGCAGCAGCGGATCGATCCAGTTGAAGCTTGCTTTACCGGCCATGAGCGAAATCCTCGAATAGAGAGAGCAAATTCTTGTGCCCTTGAGCCTAGGCCTGATCGGCTGCCGCGACAAACGAGGATTGCGCACGGATTAGTGATAATTTGTCACTTCGTAAATCAGCAAAACGCCACATTCACAGCCTTACAAGTGAGGTTGACGTACATGCGCCGCAAGATCCCCAGCACTGCCGCCCTGGTCTGTTTCGAAGCCGCGGCGCGAAACGAGAGCTTTACCAAGGCCGCGCAAGAGCTTGCGCTGACCCAAAGCGCCGTCTGTCGGCAGATCGGCGGCCTGGAGGCCTTCCTTAATGTGGAACTGTTTCGTCGTTCACGGCGCGGGGTGAAGCTGACCGAGGCCGGGCTTTCCTACAGCCGCCAGGTCGCCGCGCAACTGGATGCCGTTGAGCGCGACACCCTGTCGGTGATGCGCCAGCAAGGCGCCAATGTGATCGAGCTTGCCGTGGTGCCTACCTTTGGCACCCAATGGCTGCTTCCCAGGCTCAAGGACCTCCAGCAGCGCCACCCCGACGTCACCGTCAACCTGACCAACCGCACCCGGCCGTTCCTGTTCGCCGACACCGCCTTTGATGCCGCCATCTATTTCGGCGATGCCGACTGGTCGGGCACACAGTCGCACCGGCTGATGGGTGAAAACCCAGTGCCGGTGTGCAGCCCAGCCATGCTGGACGGGCAGGGCATGCTCGACGCTCGGCGCATTGCACAACTGCCATTGCTGCAGCAGACCACACGCCCCTATGCCTGGCGACAATGGTTCGGCAGCCTGGGCATGAACGTGGAGCGCGACATGACAGGCCCACGCTATGAACTATTCTCCATGCTCGCGCAGGCGGCAATGCACGAAATGGGCATCGCACTGATCCCACCCTTCCTGATCCAGCGAGAGTTGGAGGAGGGTAGGTTGGTGGTCGCTAACAGGCATGCCCTGAGCAGCGACAAGGCCTACTATCTGATGATTCCCGAACGCAAAGTGGAGTCTGCCTCACTGCGAGCCTTCCGCGACTGGCTGGTGGCACAAGCCCAGGAATACACCGCCTCGGCCTAAGCTGACCTCGTAGTCAATTATTTTAAACACCTACAGATGTATGTATTTGTCGCATCTACGTAAACTGTTACGCAAGCCTGAAAATCCCCTTTAACCCAGCTTACTACGCGGCTTTCAGGGTTAAATTGCGACATTCACCAAGCTGTGAGCGAATTACCGCGATTTTTTTGTTTTTTTCTCCTAATCTCCCAATGGCCCATGTTTGACGGGCTGCGACCGTAAGCTTGCGACATACGGTCACAGGGTGACTTGTAGTTTTAACCTGGTTTCGCTCCAGAACTGGTTGTAGGCCCCTGGGTTCATCTGCAAAATGCCTGGCCCGCCTGGGATTCGGCGGGTTGACGCTCAACGACCGTACCAGCGCACCACCCGAAGTACGCTGGCTTCCACAAAGACAAAAGGTCACCGCAGGAGACAAAGTCGTGCACATTGGTGTTCCTCTCGAGACGCAGACGGGTGAGACAAGGGTCGCCGCGACCCCTGAAACCATCAAAAAACTGGTTGCCCAAGGCCATCAGGTCACCGTCCAACGGGGGGCAGGGCTAAACGCCAGCATTCCGGACAGTGCCTATGAGGTCGTGGGGGCCTCCCTGGGAAGCGCCGCCGACGCCTACGGCGCGCAACTCGTACTCAAAGTGGTCGCGCCCAACGATCAAGAGCTCGCGCTGATAAACAGCGGCAGCCTCCTGGTGGGCATGCTCAACCCGTTCAACAGCGAAATGATCGGCAAGATGGCCGAACGCGGTATCACCGCCTTCGCCCTTGAAGCGGCGCCGCGTACCTCGCGGGCACAAAGCCTCGACGTGCTGTCGTCCCAGGCCAACATCGCTGGTTACAAGGCGGTGCTGCTGGCAGCGCATCACTACCCTCGCTTCATGCCCATGCTGATGACCGCCGCCGGTACCGTGAAGGCTGCCCGTGTGCTGATTCTGGGCGCCGGCGTTGCAGGCCTGCAGGCCATTGCCACCGCCAAACGCATGGGCGCCGTGATCGAAGCCTCGGATGTACGCCCCGCAGTCAAGGAGCAGATCGAGTCGCTGGGCGCCAAGTTCCTCGACGTGCCTTACGAAACCGACGAGGAACGTGAGTGCGCCGAAGGGGTTGGCGGCTATGCCCGGCCGATGCCGGCCAGTTGGATGCAGCGCCAGGCCCAGGCCGTACACGAGCGCGCCAAGCAGGCCGATATCGTCATCA
The sequence above is drawn from the Pseudomonas putida genome and encodes:
- a CDS encoding acyl-CoA dehydrogenase, whose protein sequence is MAGKASFNWIDPLLLDQQLTEEERMVRDSAYQFAQDKLAPRVLEAFRHEQTDPAIFREMGEIGLLGATIPEQYGGSGLNYVCYGLIAREVERIDSGYRSMMSVQSSLVMVPINEFGTEAQKQKYLPKLATGEWIGCFGLTEPNHGSDPGSMITRARKVDGGYRLTGSKMWITNSPIADVFVVWGKDDAGDIRGFVLEKGWEGLSSPAIHGKVGLRASITGEIVMDNVFVPEENIFPDVRGLKGPFTCLNSARYGISWGALGAAEACWHTARQYTLDRQQFGRPLAANQLIQKKLADMQTEITLALQGCLRLGRMKDEGTAAVEITSIMKRNSCGKALDIARMARDMLGGNGISDEFGVARHLVNLEVVNTYEGTHDVHALILGRAQTGIQAFY
- a CDS encoding Re/Si-specific NAD(P)(+) transhydrogenase subunit alpha encodes the protein MHIGVPLETQTGETRVAATPETIKKLVAQGHQVTVQRGAGLNASIPDSAYEVVGASLGSAADAYGAQLVLKVVAPNDQELALINSGSLLVGMLNPFNSEMIGKMAERGITAFALEAAPRTSRAQSLDVLSSQANIAGYKAVLLAAHHYPRFMPMLMTAAGTVKAARVLILGAGVAGLQAIATAKRMGAVIEASDVRPAVKEQIESLGAKFLDVPYETDEERECAEGVGGYARPMPASWMQRQAQAVHERAKQADIVITTALIPGRKAPTLLSAETVAQMKPGSVVIDLAAAQGGNCPLTVADQVVLQNGVTIVGPTNLPAQVGADASALYARNLLDFMKLLFDKDNALVINLEDDIVAACLMCRDGQVVRKNG
- a CDS encoding CaiB/BaiF CoA transferase family protein translates to MGALSHLRVLDLSRVLAGPWSGQILADLGADVIKVERPGNGDDTRSWGPPFLKDAQGENTSEAAYYLSANRNKRSVTIDFTQPEGQRLVRELAAKSDIVIENFKVGGLAAYGLDYQSLKALNPKLIYCSITGFGQTGPYAKRAGYDFMIQGLGGLMSLTGRPEGEEGAGPVKVGVALTDILTGLYSTVAILAALAHRDQAGIGQHVDMALLDVQVACLANQAMNYLTTGNPPRRLGNAHPNIVPYQDFPTADGDFILTVGNDGQFRKFAEVAGQPQWADDPRFATNKLRVANRGELIPLIRQATVFKTTAQWVSQLEKAGVPCGPINDLAQMFQDPQVVARGLAVNIPHPLAGSVPQVASPIRLSETPVEYRRAPPLLGEHTEAVLSDVLGLDADAVHRLRSAGVL
- a CDS encoding LysR family transcriptional regulator, encoding MRRKIPSTAALVCFEAAARNESFTKAAQELALTQSAVCRQIGGLEAFLNVELFRRSRRGVKLTEAGLSYSRQVAAQLDAVERDTLSVMRQQGANVIELAVVPTFGTQWLLPRLKDLQQRHPDVTVNLTNRTRPFLFADTAFDAAIYFGDADWSGTQSHRLMGENPVPVCSPAMLDGQGMLDARRIAQLPLLQQTTRPYAWRQWFGSLGMNVERDMTGPRYELFSMLAQAAMHEMGIALIPPFLIQRELEEGRLVVANRHALSSDKAYYLMIPERKVESASLRAFRDWLVAQAQEYTASA